Proteins encoded by one window of Phycisphaerae bacterium:
- the mutY gene encoding A/G-specific adenine glycosylase, with protein MAISRPLLRWYDANRRDLPWRRRFDDPYAQLLAEFMLQQTQVSTVLNYYERFIKRFPTVRSLAAAELDDVLALWSGLGYYSRARNLHAAARKIVEQYGGTVPRTVDELMRLPGIGRYTAGAIASIAYDVRAPVLDGNVIRVLMRLSAMRADPKSPTARKRLWDRAESLLPRKRCGDFNQAMMELGATLCLPRAPNCDVCPLKRCCLARLRCLTDQIPPTARRARVVPARMVVAAIRRTGVRTSVQEWLFVQRPPSGLWAGLWELPSEPVADGESLVAACKRLLAGLPISCRLSRAPKATVTRRLTHRRITFEIFSGTAGDGQSPPRPWRWISPGPNRRLGTSRACEVIMELLGARRTLAKPAKASDK; from the coding sequence GTGGCCATCTCTCGCCCTCTGCTGCGCTGGTACGATGCAAACCGCCGCGACCTGCCCTGGCGACGACGTTTCGATGACCCGTACGCCCAGCTCCTGGCCGAGTTCATGCTCCAGCAGACCCAGGTCAGCACCGTTCTCAACTACTATGAGCGTTTCATCAAGCGCTTCCCCACTGTCCGGTCCTTGGCCGCCGCCGAGCTTGACGACGTGCTCGCGCTGTGGTCGGGCCTAGGCTACTATAGCCGTGCCCGCAATCTGCACGCCGCCGCCCGCAAAATCGTCGAGCAATATGGCGGCACCGTGCCGCGGACGGTGGATGAGCTCATGCGCCTGCCCGGCATCGGCCGCTACACCGCCGGGGCCATCGCGTCGATCGCCTACGACGTTCGCGCCCCCGTGCTGGACGGCAACGTGATCCGCGTTCTCATGCGTTTGTCGGCCATGAGGGCCGATCCGAAATCACCCACTGCAAGAAAGAGGCTTTGGGATCGCGCCGAAAGCCTGCTGCCGCGCAAGCGTTGCGGTGATTTCAATCAGGCGATGATGGAACTCGGGGCCACGCTGTGCCTGCCGCGCGCGCCGAACTGCGACGTATGTCCTCTGAAGCGATGTTGCCTGGCCCGTCTGCGGTGCCTGACCGATCAGATTCCACCGACCGCGAGGCGAGCTCGCGTGGTGCCGGCCCGCATGGTAGTCGCGGCGATCCGCAGGACGGGTGTTCGAACGTCCGTGCAAGAGTGGCTCTTCGTTCAACGTCCGCCGTCCGGCCTCTGGGCCGGTCTGTGGGAACTGCCCAGTGAGCCGGTCGCTGATGGAGAATCGCTCGTCGCCGCGTGCAAAAGGTTGCTGGCCGGTTTGCCGATTTCATGCCGATTGAGCCGAGCCCCCAAAGCCACTGTGACCCGCCGACTCACCCACCGTCGCATCACCTTCGAGATCTTTAGTGGCACGGCCGGCGATGGGCAGAGCCCGCCCCGGCCATGGCGATGGATCTCGCCAGGTCCGAACCGCCGACTGGGTACCAGCCGGGCCTGTGAAGTGATTATGGAACTGCTGGGAGCCCGCCGAACGCTCGCCAAGCCGGCAAAGGCGTCGGACAAGTAA
- a CDS encoding glycoside hydrolase family 43 protein: MIQLCMVLMTTIAAEGRLGQAPTSMPQGAQSSAPARPARTYRNPIIDRIGPADPAVIRYRGKYYLYPTLDGKGYDVFASDDLVHWEQKGKCYTDPRGGAWAPDVFHHIKGDGKFYLYYSVNKPGGGKLIGVAVADDPLGPFTDKGNLVNDAIDAHLFQDDDGSMYLYYSAMSPGGSNIVVQPMADTLSKKGEPVTLIRPTDEWERHRAPIAEGPWMLKHKGTYYLMYSGSGADGPDYGVGYATAKSPTGPFTKYAGNPIAKRGNGVFGPGHHCVIAGPDGRLWMVYHQQNSEKPGWKRFLAIDPLWFDEQGVIHVKTTRGTDEPAP, encoded by the coding sequence ATGATACAACTATGCATGGTTCTCATGACGACAATCGCGGCTGAAGGCCGCTTGGGCCAGGCCCCAACGTCAATGCCCCAAGGGGCTCAATCGTCAGCCCCCGCTCGGCCGGCACGAACATACCGAAACCCGATCATCGACCGCATCGGACCCGCCGATCCCGCGGTCATCCGCTACCGCGGCAAGTACTACCTCTACCCGACGCTCGACGGCAAGGGTTACGATGTGTTCGCATCCGACGACCTGGTGCACTGGGAACAGAAGGGCAAGTGCTACACCGACCCGCGCGGAGGCGCGTGGGCTCCTGATGTCTTCCATCACATTAAAGGCGACGGCAAGTTCTATCTCTACTACAGCGTGAACAAACCCGGCGGGGGCAAGCTGATCGGAGTGGCCGTGGCCGACGACCCGCTCGGACCCTTCACCGACAAGGGCAACCTGGTCAACGATGCCATCGACGCCCATCTGTTTCAGGATGATGACGGATCGATGTACCTGTACTACTCGGCCATGAGCCCCGGCGGCAGCAACATCGTCGTTCAGCCCATGGCGGACACGCTGAGCAAGAAGGGCGAACCCGTCACGCTCATCCGGCCGACCGATGAGTGGGAACGTCACCGCGCACCCATCGCCGAAGGCCCCTGGATGCTCAAGCACAAGGGCACGTACTACCTGATGTACTCCGGCAGCGGCGCCGATGGTCCGGACTACGGCGTCGGATACGCCACCGCCAAGTCGCCCACCGGGCCGTTCACCAAGTACGCGGGCAACCCGATCGCCAAACGCGGCAACGGCGTCTTCGGCCCGGGCCATCATTGCGTCATCGCCGGCCCGGACGGCCGTCTGTGGATGGTCTATCACCAGCAAAACAGCGAAAAACCTGGATGGAAACGTTTCCTGGCCATCGACCCACTGTGGTTCGACGAGCAGGGCGTGATTCACGTGAAGACCACCCGTGGAACCGACGAGCCCGCTCCGTAG